One genomic segment of Brassica napus cultivar Da-Ae chromosome A3, Da-Ae, whole genome shotgun sequence includes these proteins:
- the LOC111214051 gene encoding signal recognition particle 14 kDa protein-like, with translation MVLLQLDPFLNELTSMFEKSKDKGSVWITLKRSSLKSKLQKRKLSSAGESIEYRCLIRATDAKKTISTSVGAKDHLRFQASYATILKAHMTALKKRERKDRKKSTEAEKKESTSTTTSKPTKKL, from the exons ATG gttTTATTACAGTTGGACCCGTTCCTCAATGAACTCACGAGCATGTTTGAGAAAAGTAAAGACAAGGGTTCTGTCTGGATTACTTTGAAAAGAT CGTCTTTGAAGTCTAAGCTGCAGAAGAGGAAGCTGAGCTCAGCTGGAGAATCTATAGAGTACAGATGCCTTATTCGAGCAACTGATGCTAAGAAAACGATCTCTACTTCG GTTGGGGCTAAGGATCACCTGAGATTTCAAGCATCATATGCTACTATTCTGAAGGCTCACATGACTGCTTTGAAGAAGAGGGAGAGGAAAGACCGGAAGAAATCCACAGAGGCTGAGAAGAAAGAAAGCACTTCAACCACTACTAGTAAACCCACCAAGAAACTTTGA